A DNA window from Mytilus edulis chromosome 14, xbMytEdul2.2, whole genome shotgun sequence contains the following coding sequences:
- the LOC139503291 gene encoding uncharacterized protein, with protein MNMDFSGYFDICELGKSKRTQRRQQQNYFKTISNSIKESSYLKPNFLPIENNDDSLSEKLQEPLYPGCRTTLLDSLFRHFINFSANNGMSKTALSMCLKNEKTVLPTPNCLPESYKEAYQMIKPMIIETKRYDACVNDCLLFCKTSDNDHSLDRECTKCGEPRYKAESLSARKTFTYMPIGPRLSRIFGSDNICKILYSRQDLSNGKLTDITDGKIYKSWYEDGGVFQDMEESCTVPLALFCDGLNPHKSMATQKSMWPLILTWLNLPVNVRNILGPMMLVGIVPGTKTEEPKNLDPYLDLLVDELLELTECTMFNAYRGAPTSVRIALLHYMCDIPAFSKILHVSSQAALRGCPYCKEEGFYCKSLHKVVHINNRAFLPENHPLRKEKNDFAIKGEDRASKPESYTKEEELEIRNSYDQLPNQNRKSLLQKKTGLKGKYSFMRLPYHNRQEQMQPDGMHTIADVIGNLFGLITGKDDGKKVRSGEEEFQRFKDSWNSRTIINDETVVGSNKRKSNTEDGRKAKKARVESMTAENELPPAPWRLDRSSVKIADQRAMSLVYPTGYDYHPDQHFSKPWTLRTMHGKHQFVTSGAALWCLRGLLPSKQETTLGKLFNVIELLTSESYHENELEFIIESTSEAVSLVERDFPIALQTITTHLLHHIPEGFANFGPLYGRWLFPFERVNSWITRQALNKNKIEATIMETYAIYDWCVYMIMSGKVKQDGIDIGKLERLLLEDEKDDSCSTNEKTFSIDDNILREMSNVYDFCLVARMSKEGKELASCTRSYGNTTYGNTGRKINFSPFSNNRSSNSYVYTVDENSTDSLVDSIIFGSICKIFEHVWRGQTYTWVLLDIFDDVRYEDGFWSVLEHKTSQKPVMLKDVSAPQIVGRENDRLHYVRTCI; from the exons ATGAATATGGatttttctggttattttgaTATATGTG AACTTGGGAAAAGTAAAAGGACTCAAAGAAGACAACAACAGAATTATTTTAAAACCATCAGTAATTCAATCAAGGAATCTTCATATCTGAAGCCAAACTTTTTACCGATAGAGAATAATGATGATTCACTTAGCGAAAAACTTCAAGAACCACTATATCCAGGTTGTCGTACAACACTACTTGACTCCTTGTTTAGACACTTCATAAATTTCAGCGCTAACAATGGAATGTCTAAAACAGCACTGAGCATGTGCCTAAAAAATGAGAAGACAGTATTACCAACTCCCAACTGCCTCCCTGAATCTTATAAGGAAgcatatcaaatgataaaaccgATGATTATAGAAACAAAAAGATATGATGCATGTGTCAATGACTGCTTACTTTTCTGCAAAACAAGTGACAATGACCACTCATTAGACAGAGAATGTACAAAATGTGGAGAGCCAAGATACAAAGCAGAGTCCTTAAGTGCACGAAAAACTTTTACGTATATGCCTATTGGACCAAGACTTTCAAGGATTTTTGGAAGTGACAATATATGTAAGATTCTTTATTCCAGACAAGATCTTTCCAATGGAAAGTTAACTGACATAACTGATGGAAAGATATATAAATCTTGGTATGAAGATGGAGGAGTCTTTCAGGACATGGAGGAAAGCTGTACAGTTCCATTGGCACTTTTTTGTGATGGGCTTAATCCTCACAAAAGTATGGCAACTCAGAAGTCGATGTGGCCATTAATCCTCACCTGGCTCAATTTGCCTGTAAATGTCCGAAATATTTTAGGACCAATGATGTTGGTTGGCATTGTTCCAGGTACAAAGACAGAAGAGCCAAAAAACCTCGATCCATATTTGGACCTTTTAGTAGATGAATTGCTAGAACTGACAGAGTGCACAATGTTTAATGCCTACAGAGGAGCCCCTACATCAGTCCGAATAGCACTCCTGCATTACATGTGTGACATTCCCGCATTCAGCAAGATTTTACATGTTTCAAGCCAGGCTGCACTCCGTGGATGTCCTTATTGTAAGGAAGAAGGATTCTATTGTAAGTCTTTACACAAAGTGGTTCATATCAACAATAGAGCTTTTTTACCAGAAAATCATCCATtgagaaaagaaaagaatgatTTTGCTATCAAAGGTGAGGACAGAGCAAGTAAACCAGAGTCTTATACAAAAGAAGAAGAATTAGAAATCAGAAACAGCTATGATCAACTTccaaatcaaaacagaaaatctcttttacagaaaaaaacaggacTGAAAGGAAAATATAGCTTCATGAGGCTGCCTTACCATAATCGTCAAGAACAAATGCAACCTGACGGTATGCACACCATTGCAGATGTAATTGGCAATCTCTTTGGCCTCATAACAGGAAAAGATGATGGGAAAAAGGTACGGAGTGGAGAAGAAGAGTTTCAACGATTTAAGGATTCATGGAACAGCAGAACCATCATCAATGACGAAACAGTTGTAGGaagcaacaaaagaaaatcaaatacaGAAGACGGGAGAAAAGCTAAAAAAGCAAGAGTAGAATCAATGACAGCAGAAAATGAACTACCCCCAGCTCCATGGAGACTTGATAGATCAAGTGTTAAAATTGCTGATCAAAGAGCCATGTCATTGGTGTATCCAACAGGATATGACTACCACCCAGACCAGCATTTTTCAAAGCCATGGACACTGAGGACTATGCATGGAAAACATCAG TTTGTAACCAGTGGAGCTGCACTTTGGTGTCTACGAGGACTATTGCCCAGTAAACAAGAGACAACATTAGGGAAGCTTTTTAATGTGATTGAGTTGCTGACCAGTGAATCTTATCATGAAAACGAATTGGAATTCATTATTGAATCTACAAGTGAAGCTGTTTCATTGGTGGAAAGAGATTTCCCTATTGCATTACAG ACTATTACAACACATCTACTTCATCATATACCAGAAGGATTTGCAAATTTTGGTCCTCTTTATGGGAGGTGGCTGTTTCCATTTGAAAGAGTAAACAGTTGGATAACCCGTcaagctttaaataaaaataagattgaaGCCACAATCATGGAGACTTATGCT atttacGATTGGTGTGTCTACATGATAATGTCTGGAAAGGTCAAACAAGATGGTATTGACATTGGCAAACTAGAGAGACTGCTTTTAGAAGATGAAAAAGATGACAGTTGTAGTACAAATGAGAAAACGTTCTCTATTGATGATAACATTTTGAGAGAAATGTCCAATGTTTATGACTTTTGTTTGGTAGCAAGAATGAGTAAGGAAGGCAAAGAACTTGCTTCATGCACAAGGTCCTATGGAAACACTACATATGGAAACACTGGCAGGAAAATTAATTTTTCACCTTTTTCCAATAACAGATCTTCAAATTCATATGTGTATACTGTAGATGAAAATTCAACAGATTCTTTAGTTGACAGTATAATATTTGGTTCAATTTGTAAGATTTTTGAGCACGTTTGGAGAGGACAAACATACACCTGGGTTTTGCTTGATATATTTGATGATGTAAGATATGAAGATGGATTCTGGAGTGTGTTAGAGCATAAAACCTCACAGAAACCTGTTATGTTGAAAGATGTCAGTGCTCCACAGATTGTTGGGAGAGAAAATGATAGACTTCATTATGTCCGTACATGTATCTAA
- the LOC139503292 gene encoding nibrin-like, whose translation MFPEIRSSPKTNKKLNRAIRRSKVNRQYYGNLKQRAETQGQTVRQMLNKTKRLESTCPLDDQTSTDLMTIDPDREPEFNQQDDSDTNNTDLEANTPVEANKTAGANITIRAEIHHKSNDTDLHDHIIYEATPIQDLDAAKPTDEISTVPTEEKSTVPTDEISTVPTDEISTVPTDEISTVPTEEKSTVPTDEIPADEAWEKKLIHYCQHF comes from the exons ATGTTTCCAGAGATACGCTCATCACCAAAAACCAACAAAAAGTTAAACCGTGCTATTAGAAGGTCAAAAGTCAACAGACAATACTATGGTAACCTCAA GCAAAGAGCTGAAACACAGGGACAAACAGTGCGTCAGATGCTTAATAAGACAAAAAG actTGAATCAACTTGTCCCCTTGATGACCAAACAAGCACAGACCTGATGACAATCGATCCTGACCGAGAACCAGAATTCAACCAGCAAGACGATTCTGATACCAACAACACAGACCTTGAAGCCAACACACCGGTTGAAGCAAACAAAACTGCTGGAGCCAACATAACAATTAGAGCAGAAATTCATCACAAGTCCAATGATACAGATCTTCATGATCATATAATATATGAAGCAACACCCATTCAAGACTTAGATGCTGCAAAGCCAACTGATGAAATATCAACTGTTCCAACTGAAGAAAAATCAACTGTTCCAACTGATGAAATATCAACTGTTCCAACTGACGAAATATCAACTGTTCCAACTGACGAAATATCAACTGTTCCAACTGAGGAAAAATCAACTGTTCCAACTGATGAGATACCAGCCGATGAAGCTTGGGAAAAAAAACTGATCCATTATTgtcaacatttttaa